In the genome of Megalops cyprinoides isolate fMegCyp1 chromosome 7, fMegCyp1.pri, whole genome shotgun sequence, one region contains:
- the ankrd52a gene encoding serine/threonine-protein phosphatase 6 regulatory ankyrin repeat subunit C encodes MGILNITDQPPLVQAIFNRNAEEVQLLLHKKEEVNALDQERRTPLHAAACLGDVHIMDLLINSGASVNAKDHVWLTPLHRAAASRNERAVGLLLRQGAEVNARDKFWQTPLHVAAANRATRCAEALLPQLSSVNVADRTGRTALHHAAHSGYLEMVKLLLNKGANLSASDKKERQPIHWAAYLGHLEVVKLLVSRSADAVCKDKRGYTPLHAASASGQIEVVKYLLRLGAEIDEPNAFGNTALHVACYTGQEAVANELVNRGANVNQPNLRGYTPLHLAAVSTNGALCLELLVNNGADVNVQSKEGKSPLHMAAIHGRFTRSQILIQNGGEIDCVDKYGNTPLHVAAKYGHELLISTLMTNGADTARQGIHGMFPLHLAVLYGFSDCCRKLLSSGQLYSIVSSLSNEHVLSAGFDINTPDNFGRTCLHAAASGGNIECLNLLLSSGADLSRKDKLGRTPLHYAAANGNYQCTVTLVSGRADVNQPDSKGCTPLHYSAASQAFRRVDRHHAGSHQSEEEREKENFFCLEHLLDNGADPSLRNIKGFSAVHYAAAHGNKQNVELLLEMSFNCLGDVESSIPASPLHLAAYNGHCEALRVLAETLVSLDVRDATGRTALYLAAQRGHCQCVEVLLAHGASCLLKECRHKWTPLHVAAANGHTECLHLLIDSGEKADITEVMDLQGQTPLMLAVLGSHTDCVHLLLEKGATADAADKRGRTALHRGAVMGCEDCVLALLDHDAFPLCRDFQGRTPLHFAASCGHVELLGSLLQASNHTDPLDSLLDYSGYTPAHWAAYHGHEDCLEVLLEHKPFSIKEGNPFTPLHCALINGHEGAAELLLETVGTHLVNSRDSKGRTPLHAAAFAENVAGLQLVLCHGAEVNAVDHAGRSALMVAADNGQTAGVEILLHQAQADLTLLDLNKNTALHLACSKGHEMCALLILGEIHNPSLINATNSALQMPLHIAARNGLATVVQALLSRGATVLAVDEEGHTPALACAPNKDVADCLALILSTMKPFPPKDPTGAPFSLNLLKHCGITAACSPLPNGNLRHGNLRHGYTKERHGAIGLDGCFSE; translated from the exons GACCAAGAGCGCCGCACTCCCCTACATGCTGCTGCTTGTCTTGGCGATGTTCATATAATGGACCTCCTCATTAATTCAG GTGCTAGTGTTAATGCTAAGGACCATGTGTGGCTGACTCCACTGCACAGGGCAGCTGCATCCCGGAATGAA AGGGCAGTGGGCCTGCTGCTACGTCAGGGAGCCGAGGTGAACGCGCGGGACAAGTTCTGGCAGACGCCGCTGCACGTGGCGGCCGCCAACCGGGCCACGCGGTGCGCGGAGGCGCTGCTGCCCCAGCTGAGCAGCGTGAACGTGGCGGACCGCACCGGCCGCACCGCGCTGCACCACGCCGCCCACAGCGGCTACCTGGAG ATGGTGAAGCTGCTGCTGAACAAAGGGGCCAACCTGAGCGCCAGCGATAAGAAGGAGAGGCAGCCCATCCACTGGGCGGCCTACCTAG ggCATTTGGAGGTGGTGAAGCTGCTGGTGTCTCGGAGCGCGGACGCTGTCTGCAAGGACAAGCGCGGCTACACCCCCCTCCACGCCGCCTCCGCCAGTGGCCAGATCGAGGTGGTCAAGTACCTGCTCCGACTCGGGGCCGAG atcgACGAGCCCAACGCCTTCGGAAACACGGCGCTGCATGTGGCCTGCTACACCGGCCAGGAGGCGGTGGCCAACGAGCTGGTCAACCGGGGCGCCAATGTCAACCAGCCCAACCTGCGTGGCTACACCCCGCTGCACCTGGCCGCCGTGTCCACCAACGGGGCCCTCTGCCTGGAGCTGCTGGTCAACAACGGGGCTGACGTCAATGTGCAG AGCAAAGAAGGGAAGAGCCCCTTGCACATGGCCGCCATTCACGGGCGCTTCACACGCTCCCAGATCCTCATCCAAAACG gcGGGGAGATCGACTGTGTGGATAAATATGGCAATACTCCTCTTCACGTTGCTGCTAAGTATGGCCATGAACTGCTGATCAGCACCCTGATGACGAACGGTGCTGACACAGCcag GCAAGGGATCCACGGAATGTTCCCGCTGCATTTGGCTGTGCTCTATGGGTTCTCAGACTGTTGTCGCAAGTTACTCTCCTCAG GTCAGCTGTACAGCATCGTATCATCTCTGAGCAATGAGCACGTGCTGTCGGCCGGATTTGACATAAACACCCCGGACAACTTCGGGAGGACCTGCCTGCACGCTGCTGCCTCTGGGGG AAACATTGAATGTCTTAACTTGCTGTTGAGCAGTGGTGCCGACTTGAGTAGGAAGGACAAATTAGGAAG GACTCCATTGCACTACGCTGCAGCGAATGGGAACTATCAGTGCACCGTGACCCTGGTGAGCGGCAGGGCTGACGTGAACCAGCCGGACAGCAAGGGATGCACCCCCCTGCACTACTCTGCGGCCTCCCAGGCCTTCCGCCG AGTGGACAGACATCACGCGGGGAGCCACCAGAgcgaggaagagagggagaaggagaactTTTT ctgctTGGAGCATTTGCTGGACAACGGCGCAGACCCGTCCTTGCGCAACATCAAGGGTTTCAGTGCAGTCCACTATGCAGCTGCCCACGGCAACAAGCAGAACGTTGAACTG CTCTTGGAAATGTCTTTCAACTGCTTGGGAGATGTAGAGAGCAGCATTCCAGCTAGCCCCTTGCACTTAGCT GCCTATAACGGACACTGTGAGGCACTGCGCGTGCTCGCCGAGACGCTGGTGAGCCTGGACGTGCGAGACGCCACCGGCCGCACCGCGCTCTACCTGGCCGCCCAGCGGGGCCACTGCCAGTGCGTGGAGGTCCTGCTGGCCCACGGCGCCTCCTGCCTGCTCAAGGAGTGCCGGCACAAGTGGACCCCTCTCCACGTGGCAG CTGCCAACGGCCACACAGAATGTCTGCACTTGCTGATCGACAGCGGGGAGAAGGCCGACATTACAGAAGTCATGGACCTGCAGGGACA GACCCCTTTGATGCTGGCTGTGCTGGGCAGCCACACAGACTGCGTTCACCTCCTGCTGGAAAAGGGGGCCACTGCCGACGCCGCGGACAAAAGGGGCAGAACGGCCCTGCACCGGGGG GCGGTGATGGGCTGCGAGGACTGTGTGCTGGCCCTGCTGGACCACGACGCCTTCCCGCTCTGCCGGGACTTCCAGGGCCGCACCCCTCTCCACTTCGCAGCGTCCTGCGGCCACGTGGAGCTCCTGGGCAGCCTGCTGCAGGCCTCCAACCACACCGACCCCCTGGACTCCTTACTGGACTACAGCGGGTACACCCCCGCACACTGGGCCGCCTACCACG GGCATGAAGACTGTTTGGAAGTTTTACTTGAACACAAACCATTTAGTATCAAGGAAGGAAACCCTTTCACCCCAttgcactgtgctct AATAAATGGCCATGAAGGTGCTGCAGAGCTGCTGTTGGAGACGGTGGGCACCCATCTGGTGAATAGCAGAGACAGCAAAGGACG GACCCCACTCCACGCGGCTGCCTTTGCAGAGAATGTAGCAGGGCTGCAGCTGGTGCTGTGCCACGGTGCTGAGGTCAATGCTGTGGACCACGCCGGACGCTCCGCCCTCATGGTCGCCGCTGACAACGGCCAGACTGCAGGAGTAG AGATCCTGCTTCACCAGGCCCAGGCCGACCTGACGCTGCTGGACCTGAACAAGAACACAGCCCTACACTTAGCCTGCAGCAAG GGACATGAGATGTGTGCCCTGTTGATTTTGGGGGAGATCCACAACCCGTCCCTCATCAATGCAACGAACAGCGCACTACAGAT GCCCCTCCACATCGCGGCGCGGAACGGCCTCGCCACCGTGGTGCAGGCACTCCTGAGCCGAGGGGCGACGGTGCTGGCGGTGGACGAGGAGG GACACACCCCAGCCCTTGCTTGCGCCCCCAATAAGGATGTCGCCGACTGCCTGGCCCTGATCCTCTCCACCATGAAGCCTTTTCCTCCCAAAGACCCCACCGGCGCCCCCTTCAGCCTGAACCTGCTGAAGCACTGCGGCATCACGGCGGCCTGCAGCCCCTTGCCCAACGGCAACCTGCGCCACGGCAACCTCCGCCACGGCTACACCAAGGAGCGGCACGGCGCCATCGGGCTGGACGGCTGCTTCTCCGAGTGA